Below is a window of Candidatus Ancaeobacter aquaticus DNA.
AAAAACGATCAGGCTAATAAGCTTATATGGATCATCGATATCCTCATAGCGCTCATCGATATTCACGTTTACTTCAACAACTTTAGGTGGTGTTCCTTTAGAGTAATCGATATATTTTACTTTTCCGATCTTAAGCACCAACTCGTCGATTCTTATATCTGGCATTTTTGCTTCCTTCTTATCTTCAGGAGTATCTTTTTTCTCTTCAACTGCTTTTACCGCAGTTATTGAATCAAGGTTGAGCTCACCTTTTTCATTCTTAACAACAATAAATTCTTTCAGATTAAGCCGTATTGACTCAACGTGTATCTTTTTCTTCAGAAGTGCCTCCAAGTATAAATCCACATAGATTTCCGGCATATCCATCATAAGTCTCTCTTTAAACTGAGGAGGATTGAAAAGCTTGAGTTCTTTAATACCTAATGAAGTTCCCATTAGACTGATATTTATCTTCTCAACATCAAGAGTCAAGCCAGTCATGGCGTTTACACCTTTTTTAACAGCATTTTTTATCAGAAAATCTTTTGCAACAAAAATAACTACCACCAGCACAACTACAATGAGTAATAATTTTTTCATCCTTCTATCCCCTCTTTTTATGATTTATACCTGTTTACTATTTATAACTTTTTCTGTGTCGCCTCACCGCCGGGCTGAATAACCGTTAACCGTTTAAGCGTAAACTTATATATTATAACTTTTCCTGAGAGCCCAAGTTTAAAATGGGCATGTTTCTTCTGTGTACGCACCCCCTCAGCGATACGCTGAACAGAAAGGCGGAGTTCTTTCTCACGCACTGCCTGAACTAATGTTTCATACAGCTTCCCTTTTTCCATAATAACAATACGCCCCACCATCTTGTATCCTGTTA
It encodes the following:
- a CDS encoding AsmA family protein; amino-acid sequence: MKKLLLIVVVLVVVIFVAKDFLIKNAVKKGVNAMTGLTLDVEKINISLMGTSLGIKELKLFNPPQFKERLMMDMPEIYVDLYLEALLKKKIHVESIRLNLKEFIVVKNEKGELNLDSITAVKAVEEKKDTPEDKKEAKMPDIRIDELVLKIGKVKYIDYSKGTPPKVVEVNVNIDERYEDIDDPYKLISLIVFKALVNTSIANLADFDLGPLKGKTAQTIEKAKTLMKDYSSKAMDLTGNLGDSMKGVTSKTFDSDTSLGDKTKEAAAGAKDMMDDAADKIKDIFPFGKKKE
- a CDS encoding pyridoxamine 5'-phosphate oxidase family protein, whose product is MDIINLQDYFVKKEFVFLATSDLKGTPNVAPKFFLKQEDKTIYLIDYAFGKTLDNLRENPLASIAGMDIKSLTGYKMVGRIVIMEKGKLYETLVQAVREKELRLSVQRIAEGVRTQKKHAHFKLGLSGKVIIYKFTLKRLTVIQPGGEATQKKL